One window of the Allorhizobium ampelinum S4 genome contains the following:
- the gatA gene encoding Asp-tRNA(Asn)/Glu-tRNA(Gln) amidotransferase subunit GatA → MSELTSLTIAEAREKLVSKDITAVELTDAYLGAIEAANGAINAYVTVTPEIARDMAKASDARLATGKAGALEGIPLGVKDLFATRDVHTQACSNILDGFKPKYESTVTQNLWNEGAVMLGKLNMDEFAMGSSNENSFYGPVVNPWRATGSEEKLVPGGSSGGSAAAVAARLCAGATASDTGGSIRQPAAFTGTVGIKPTYGRCSRWGIVAYASSLDQAGPIARDVRDAAILLKSMASIDEKDTTSVDLLAPNYEAAIGQSVKGMKIGIPREYRVDGMPEEIEALWQKGMAWLKEAGAEIVDISLPHTKYALPAYYIVASAEASSNLARYDGVRYGLRVDGKDIADMYEKSRAAGFGKEVQRRILMGTYVLSAGYYDAYYLRAQKVRTLIKRDFEQVFAAGVDAILTPITPSSAFAIGDKDLAADPVKMYLNDIFSVTLNMAGLPGLSVPAGLDAKGLPLGLQLIGKPFEEETLFKTAHVIEQAAGKFTPAQWW, encoded by the coding sequence ATGAGCGAACTCACCAGCCTCACCATTGCCGAAGCCCGCGAAAAGCTGGTTTCCAAGGATATCACCGCCGTCGAACTGACCGATGCCTATCTGGGCGCCATCGAGGCTGCCAATGGCGCCATCAATGCCTATGTGACGGTGACGCCGGAGATTGCCCGCGATATGGCCAAGGCCTCGGATGCGCGGCTGGCCACCGGCAAGGCTGGCGCGCTGGAGGGCATTCCGCTTGGCGTCAAGGACCTGTTCGCCACCCGCGACGTCCATACCCAGGCCTGCTCGAACATTCTCGACGGCTTCAAGCCGAAATACGAATCGACCGTTACCCAGAACCTCTGGAACGAGGGCGCGGTGATGTTGGGCAAGCTGAACATGGACGAATTCGCCATGGGTTCGTCCAACGAAAACTCCTTCTATGGTCCGGTGGTCAATCCATGGCGTGCCACGGGATCTGAGGAAAAGCTGGTGCCGGGCGGCTCATCCGGCGGTTCGGCGGCGGCTGTGGCTGCACGGCTTTGCGCGGGTGCCACTGCTTCCGATACCGGCGGCTCCATCCGCCAGCCGGCAGCTTTCACCGGGACTGTTGGCATCAAGCCCACCTATGGCCGCTGCTCGCGTTGGGGTATTGTTGCTTATGCCTCGTCGCTCGATCAGGCCGGTCCAATTGCCCGCGACGTGCGCGATGCCGCCATCCTGCTCAAATCCATGGCCAGCATAGACGAGAAGGACACGACCTCGGTCGATCTGCTCGCTCCAAACTATGAGGCGGCCATCGGCCAGTCCGTCAAGGGCATGAAGATCGGCATTCCCCGGGAGTACCGCGTCGATGGCATGCCTGAGGAAATCGAGGCCCTCTGGCAGAAGGGCATGGCCTGGCTGAAGGAGGCCGGTGCCGAGATTGTCGATATTTCCCTGCCGCATACCAAATACGCCTTGCCAGCCTATTACATTGTCGCCTCAGCCGAAGCGTCATCCAACCTCGCCCGCTATGACGGTGTGCGCTATGGCTTGCGTGTTGATGGCAAGGATATTGCCGACATGTATGAAAAGAGCCGCGCGGCGGGCTTCGGCAAAGAAGTGCAGCGCCGCATCCTGATGGGCACATATGTGCTTTCGGCTGGCTACTACGACGCCTATTACCTGCGTGCCCAGAAAGTCCGCACGCTGATCAAGCGCGATTTCGAACAGGTGTTTGCTGCTGGCGTCGATGCGATCCTGACGCCGATCACTCCGTCCTCGGCCTTCGCCATTGGCGATAAGGATCTGGCCGCCGATCCGGTGAAAATGTATCTCAACGACATCTTCTCGGTAACGCTGAACATGGCGGGCCTGCCGGGCCTCTCGGTTCCTGCTGGTCTCGACGCCAAGGGTCTGCCGCTTGGCCTGCAACTGATCGGCAAGCCCTTCGAGGAAGAAACCCTTTTCAAAACCGCCCATGTCATCGAACAGGCCGCCGGAAAGTTCACGCCCGCTCAGTGGTGGTAA
- a CDS encoding GNAT family N-acetyltransferase yields MSSNRPPESSRPLSGGKPLILRPMMEVDRQIVGHIGWDSWRSTGPLDRTMTDPAVAQKVKEAFLRFPFEPALDVIVAEVEGTIAGWGAREAERDVISDIWISPDHQRRGIGRSLVLHFCETMRCEGVKQARISTHQNNFAAQALYKSCGFETVWQGMERDAVMELEIPKVRLRRRLY; encoded by the coding sequence ATGTCATCGAACAGGCCGCCGGAAAGTTCACGCCCGCTCAGTGGTGGTAAGCCGTTGATCCTGCGGCCGATGATGGAGGTTGACCGGCAGATAGTCGGTCACATCGGCTGGGACAGCTGGCGCTCCACCGGACCGCTCGACCGTACCATGACCGATCCGGCTGTAGCGCAAAAGGTCAAGGAGGCGTTTTTGCGCTTCCCTTTTGAGCCTGCGCTGGATGTCATTGTCGCCGAGGTCGAAGGGACGATTGCCGGTTGGGGCGCGCGTGAGGCGGAGCGGGATGTGATTTCCGATATCTGGATCTCGCCTGACCATCAGCGGCGTGGCATTGGCCGGTCGCTGGTGCTGCACTTTTGCGAGACAATGCGGTGCGAAGGGGTAAAACAGGCCCGAATTTCCACCCACCAGAACAATTTTGCTGCCCAGGCCCTTTATAAAAGCTGCGGTTTCGAGACAGTCTGGCAGGGTATGGAGCGCGACGCCGTCATGGAGCTGGAAATTCCCAAGGTCCGGCTACGGCGGCGGCTTTACTGA
- a CDS encoding GNAT family N-acetyltransferase → MSTIRSAHSDEAGVLADIGFRAWEQAMIPVGETRTMVDTARSAFTNFARSNLITMSVVEHAGHPVGWAARENLDDKISDFWIDPDYQRRGYSKALLASIEEDIVHLGFEEAHLETHARNRQAVGFFEHHGYSVHWLSVVYNPKLDRDVETVGMSKRLVEKRSFTYGPGGGFE, encoded by the coding sequence ATGTCGACGATTCGCAGCGCGCATTCCGACGAAGCAGGGGTTTTGGCCGATATCGGCTTTCGCGCCTGGGAACAGGCGATGATTCCCGTCGGTGAAACGCGGACGATGGTCGATACTGCCCGCAGCGCATTTACCAATTTCGCCCGCTCGAATCTGATCACCATGTCCGTGGTCGAACATGCAGGTCACCCCGTCGGCTGGGCGGCGCGCGAAAATCTCGATGACAAGATCTCCGATTTCTGGATCGATCCCGATTACCAGCGGCGCGGCTATAGCAAGGCGCTGCTTGCCTCCATCGAGGAGGATATCGTTCACTTGGGCTTTGAGGAAGCACATCTCGAAACCCATGCCCGCAACCGTCAGGCCGTCGGTTTTTTTGAACACCACGGCTATAGTGTCCACTGGCTGTCGGTGGTCTATAATCCGAAGTTGGACCGGGATGTTGAAACGGTGGGCATGTCGAAGCGTCTCGTTGAAAAACGCAGCTTTACCTATGGCCCCGGCGGTGGGTTCGAATAG
- a CDS encoding ArnT family glycosyltransferase: MRITLRTSVFLILAITLYRIVMLHFDGTDLFVDEAQYWLWSTHLDFGYYSKPPMIAWVIHLFTLIGGSQDIFWIRVASPLFHMATALLLIPATARLTGSEKAGLWTGLSYATLPGVALSSVFMSTDTILFPFLALTLLCYSHLIERRAAGYAVLMGIAIGFGTLSKYAMLYFAATAIIAAIALPKARIALRDTVLAIFAAVAVIAPNIWWNSTHGGATLKHTSENADWHGLNFKIGKAAEFLGSQFGVVGPVLFAALLIVFYRLLRGRASTTEKHLFILSWPIILAIVFQALMSRAYANWAATAYAAGTMLAVWYLLQSSPRALKISLAINGIIAVAFPLLTAFPQDVTTPKGQSVLARYLGRTDLSWAIATTAARTGTATIVADNRDILADLFHTLRDEPFAIKARTAGGFPRNYYEQEFPLTSALGTETVLYVTGANVTCHGAVVDPVADLTPKYGYLMGRKLKAYAISASCLTNQLT; encoded by the coding sequence ATGCGCATCACCCTTCGCACCAGCGTCTTCCTCATCCTCGCGATTACGCTTTACCGCATCGTGATGCTGCATTTCGACGGTACAGACCTGTTTGTGGACGAGGCGCAATATTGGCTGTGGTCCACCCATCTCGACTTCGGCTATTATTCCAAGCCACCGATGATCGCCTGGGTGATCCATCTGTTCACGCTGATCGGCGGCAGCCAGGATATTTTCTGGATCCGTGTGGCAAGCCCGCTGTTCCATATGGCAACGGCGCTGCTGCTGATCCCGGCAACGGCCCGGCTGACGGGCTCTGAAAAGGCCGGGCTGTGGACGGGACTGAGCTATGCGACCCTGCCGGGCGTGGCGCTGTCATCGGTTTTCATGTCCACCGACACGATCCTGTTTCCCTTCCTGGCGCTGACGCTACTGTGTTATTCGCATCTGATCGAGCGACGCGCGGCTGGCTATGCGGTTCTGATGGGCATCGCAATCGGCTTCGGAACTCTCTCGAAATATGCGATGCTGTATTTCGCCGCGACTGCGATCATTGCCGCCATCGCCCTGCCCAAGGCACGCATCGCGCTCAGAGACACCGTGCTTGCCATCTTCGCGGCAGTCGCGGTTATCGCTCCAAATATCTGGTGGAACAGCACCCATGGCGGCGCCACGCTGAAACACACTTCGGAAAATGCCGATTGGCATGGGCTGAACTTCAAGATCGGCAAGGCGGCAGAGTTTCTCGGCAGTCAGTTCGGCGTGGTCGGACCGGTGCTGTTTGCCGCCCTGCTGATTGTGTTTTACCGGCTGCTGCGGGGCCGCGCCTCCACGACCGAAAAACATCTGTTCATCCTCTCTTGGCCGATCATTCTCGCCATCGTTTTCCAGGCCTTGATGTCGCGCGCCTATGCCAATTGGGCAGCAACCGCTTACGCAGCCGGCACCATGTTGGCGGTCTGGTATCTGCTCCAGTCCTCGCCTCGGGCGCTGAAAATCTCACTGGCGATCAATGGCATCATCGCCGTCGCCTTTCCGCTGCTGACGGCTTTTCCTCAGGACGTCACGACACCAAAAGGCCAATCGGTGCTGGCGCGTTATCTGGGACGAACCGATCTGAGCTGGGCGATTGCTACGACGGCCGCGAGGACCGGCACCGCGACCATCGTCGCTGATAACCGCGATATTCTTGCCGATCTCTTCCACACGCTGCGCGACGAACCCTTCGCCATCAAGGCCCGGACCGCCGGTGGTTTTCCGCGCAATTATTATGAACAGGAATTTCCGCTGACCTCGGCGCTCGGCACGGAAACCGTGCTGTATGTGACCGGAGCCAATGTCACCTGCCACGGCGCAGTGGTCGATCCTGTGGCAGACCTGACGCCAAAGTACGGATATCTCATGGGACGCAAGCTGAAAGCCTACGCCATTTCCGCCAGTTGCCTGACCAACCAGCTGACATAA
- a CDS encoding lipid-A-disaccharide synthase N-terminal domain-containing protein, producing MNDLLAYFKIHDTADLIWLGLGVLAQLMFSLRFIIQWLVSEKQKRSVIPAAFWWFSVIGGIMLLAYGIHRGEPIIMLGQGLGIIVYIRNLMLLHQGRKTDLPSESKS from the coding sequence ATGAATGATCTTCTCGCCTATTTCAAAATCCACGATACCGCCGACCTGATCTGGCTAGGGTTGGGCGTGCTGGCCCAGCTGATGTTTTCGCTGCGCTTCATCATCCAGTGGCTTGTCTCGGAAAAACAGAAACGCTCGGTCATTCCCGCCGCCTTCTGGTGGTTTTCGGTGATCGGTGGCATCATGCTGCTGGCCTATGGCATCCACCGCGGCGAACCGATCATCATGCTCGGCCAGGGGCTTGGCATTATCGTCTATATCCGCAACCTGATGCTGCTGCATCAGGGCCGCAAGACCGATCTGCCCTCCGAATCCAAATCCTGA
- a CDS encoding glycosyltransferase family 2 protein, which produces MTDQPHPHFASPRFAVVVPMKNEADNIDLLIGEIETACQGEDFEAIFVNDGSTDATLARLKQAASVKPWVRVLHHPVSGGQSAAIHSGVNAARAPIICTMDGDGQNPPSEIPRLVAPLLTTSVDSDLGLVAGQRARRQDTLSKKVASRLANGIRQSILQDKTRDTGCGLKAFRRDAFLDLPFFNHMHRYLPALFSAYGWRVAHVDVGHRHRHAGTSNYNNLQRALVGIHDLIGVSWLIKRRKTVRPQDIGPSPHE; this is translated from the coding sequence ATGACCGACCAGCCCCACCCCCATTTTGCCTCACCTCGTTTTGCCGTTGTCGTGCCCATGAAGAATGAGGCCGACAATATCGACCTGTTGATAGGGGAAATCGAGACGGCCTGTCAGGGTGAAGATTTCGAAGCGATCTTCGTGAACGACGGCTCAACTGATGCCACCCTTGCCCGGCTGAAGCAGGCGGCGAGCGTCAAGCCATGGGTACGGGTGCTGCACCATCCCGTGTCCGGCGGTCAATCGGCGGCGATCCACTCGGGCGTCAACGCGGCGCGGGCACCGATCATCTGCACCATGGATGGCGACGGCCAAAACCCACCCTCGGAAATTCCCCGTCTTGTCGCGCCGCTTCTCACGACAAGTGTCGATAGCGACCTTGGCCTGGTCGCTGGGCAACGCGCCAGACGGCAGGATACGCTGTCGAAGAAGGTTGCCTCGCGTCTGGCCAATGGCATCCGCCAAAGCATCTTGCAGGACAAGACCCGCGACACGGGCTGCGGGCTAAAAGCCTTTCGGCGCGATGCGTTTCTGGACCTGCCGTTTTTCAATCACATGCATCGCTATCTGCCGGCGCTGTTTTCCGCCTATGGCTGGCGGGTGGCGCATGTGGATGTCGGTCATCGGCACCGCCATGCCGGAACCTCCAATTATAACAATCTTCAGCGCGCCCTGGTCGGCATTCATGACCTGATCGGCGTCAGCTGGCTGATCAAACGCCGCAAGACCGTGCGCCCGCAGGATATCGGACCATCACCCCATGAATGA